A window of Mixophyes fleayi isolate aMixFle1 chromosome 10, aMixFle1.hap1, whole genome shotgun sequence contains these coding sequences:
- the CHRM1 gene encoding muscarinic acetylcholine receptor M1 — protein MLVLHQNAGRELMTNWPPIMNNSTIDPLTLNATQQPHPDPFGGHAVWEVVLIVLTTGILSLITVVGNILVLLAFKVNSDLKTVNNYFLLSLACADVIIGALSMNLYTTYIVMGRWALGSISCDLWLALDYVTSNASVMNLLIISFDRYFSITRPLTYRAKRTPRRAAIMIGLAWVISLILWAPAILCWQYIVGERTVEPDECYIQFFSQPIITFGTAIAAFYLPVTIMIILYWRIYRETENRSRELAGLQGSGTENSARPLGSVRSGSSSGMGESERLSKSQSAVPRVKQACCFPGRLAASPSLRSYPQHRSNGSWNTMEDAASADSLSSSSDGEEHPYEMKSICSAVIRLPMVSSVVGTPTGSRGSNDTLGRGDVETEVNGGKREVSRKPSKSQASALPSTVIKAKVEKSRHGKRKSNSLIKEKKAARTLSAILLAFILTWTPYNIMVLVSTFCKDCIPQTLWDLGYWLCYVNSTVNPMCYALCNRSFRRTFKMLLLCRWDKRKWRTHRHPAAFFRTPSQ, from the coding sequence ATGTTAGTCCTGCATCAGAATGCTGGGCGAGAATTGATgaccaactggcctccaatcaTGAACAATTCTACTATTGATCCGCTGACCCTTAATGCTACACAGCAGCCACACCCCGACCCCTTTGGAGGTCACGCAGTGTGGGAGGTGGTGCTCATTGTCCTCACAACAGGAATCCTTTCTTTAATCACTGTGGTTGGAAATATCCTGGTTCTCTTGGCCTTCAAAGTCAACAGCGACCTAAAGACTGTCAACAACTACTTCCTGCTTAGTTTAGCGTGTGCTGATGTCATTATTGGCGCTTTGTCCATGAATTTATACACAACGTACATTGTAATGGGTCGCTGGGCGCTTGGCAGTATTTCCTGTGACCTGTGGCTGGCACTAGATTATGTCACAAGTAATGCTTCTGTGATGAATCTGCTTATTATTAGCTTTGACCGCTATTTTTCTATTACTCGCCCGTTGACATACAGGGCTAAGAGGACACCAAGGAGAGCAGCTATTATGATTGGATTGGCATGGGTTATTTCTTTAATTCTATGGGCCCCTGCCATATTGTGCTGGCAATATATTGTTGGCGAGAGGACTGTGGAACCCGATGAATGCTACATACAGTTCTTTTCCCAACCTATAATCACATTTGGCACTGCCATTGCTGCCTTCTACTTGCCAGTCACCATCATGATTATACTATATTGGAGGATTTACAGAGAAACAGAGAACAGAAGCAGAGAACTGGCTGGATTGCAGGGTTCAGGAACAGAAAACTCTGCACGTCCCCTGGGGAGCGTCAGAAGTGGCAGTAGCAGTGGAATGGGGGAATCGGAAAGATTATCCAAATCACAGTCGGCAGTACCAAGAGTCAAGCAAGCATGCTGTTTTCCTGGAAGACTGGCTGCTAGTCCATCTCTCAGAAGCTACCCTCAGCACCGAAGTAATGGAAGCTGGAATACAATGGAAGATGCTGCCTCTGCAGACTCACTCTCCTCTTCCTCTGATGGAGAGGAGCACCCTTATGAGATGAAAAGCATTTGTTCAGCTGTCATACGATTACCGATGGTCAGTTCTGTAGTAGGGACACCCACAGGGTCTCGTGGGTCTAATGACACCCTTGGGCGGGGGGATGTAGAGACGGAAGTCAATGGGGGAAAGCGGGAGGTATCCAGGAAACCATCCAAGTCCCAGGCCTCAGCTCTGCCATCAACAGTTATTAAAGCTAAGGTGGAAAAAAGCCGTCATGGAAAGAGGAAAAGCAATTCACTCATCAAAGAAAAAAAGGCGGCAAGGACATTGAGTGCTATATTGCTTGCATTCATTTTGACATGGACTCCTTATAATATCATGGTGCTAGTGTCCACATTCTGCAAGGACTGTATTCCACAAACACTGTGGGATCTGGGTTACTGGCTATGCTATGTTAACAGTACTGTAAACCCAATGTGCTATGCACTCTGCAACCGCTCATTCAGGCGTACCTTCAAAATGCTTCTACTTTGTCGGTGGGACAAGCGCAAATGGAGGACACACAGACACCCAGCAGCTTTCTTCAGGACCCCATCACAGTGA